In the genome of Quercus robur chromosome 3, dhQueRobu3.1, whole genome shotgun sequence, one region contains:
- the LOC126717644 gene encoding MLP-like protein 28: MSLFGKVEADVEIKAPAEKFHEIFSCRPHHISNVSPGVIQGCALHEGDWGNEGSVINWDYVHDGKAKVAKEIIEAIDKKNNSVTFKVIEGDLMEEYKNIKITIQATPKGEGSLVHWTIEYEKLHENIVEPNTLLQLALDLSKDLDAHLVQA, from the exons ATGTCTTTGTTTGGTAAGGTGGAGGCTGATGTAGAAATCAAGGCTCCAGCTGAAAAATTTCACGAGATCTTCAGCTGTAGGCCACACCACATATCCAATGTATCCCCTGGCGTAATACAGGGATGTGCTTTACATGAAGGTGACTGGGGCAATGAGGGCTCTGTCATCAACTGGGATTACGTCCATG ATGGGAAAGCTAAAGTTGCTAAGGAGATAATCGAAGCAATAGATAAGAAAAACAACTCTGTCACTTTCAAAGTTATTGAAGGAGATCTCATGGAGGAGTACAAGAACATCAAAATCACTATTCAAGCTACTCCAAAGGGTGAAGGCAGCTTGGTGCATTGGACTATTGAATATGAAAAGCTGCATGAGAATATTGTAGAACCAAATACATTGCTTCAGCTTGCACTTGATCTCAGCAAAGACCTTGATGCTCACCTTGTCCAGGCATAG
- the LOC126717646 gene encoding uncharacterized protein LOC126717646 isoform X1 gives MSSTSTPSIYLQGNAHKTSFAPATNTKPFHTSLKFPFSQSLRKVIRVNSSSTAKYNEVVVDEEIEKIRRLQNGSDVRGVALDGEKGRKVDLAPPAVEAIAESFGEWVKNGLEKESVEDVRVSLGRDPRVSGASLSVAVFAGLSQAGCSVFDMGLATTPACFMSTLLPPFAYHASIMMTASHLPYTRNGLKFFTRKGGLTSPEVEEICDIAARKYANRLTKVSTMLTIPPTRVDFMSNYAKHLRDIIKERVNHPLHYDTPLQGFKIIVNAGNGSGGFFTWDVLDKLGADTFGSLHLNPDGMFPNHIPNPEDKIAMALTRDAVLQNTADLGIVFDTDVDRSGVVDNKGNPINGDKLIALMSAIVLREHPETTIVTDARTSMALTRFIVNRGGHHCLYRVGYRNVIDKGVQLNEDGIEAHLMMETSGHGALKENHFLDDGAYMVVKIIIEMVQMKLAGLDDGIGSLIKDLEEPFESVEMRMNIISEPREAKAKGVQAIETFRTYIEKGQLKGWELDSCGDCWVSEGCLVDSNDTPAAIDAHMYRVKVSDEEHGEHGWVHIRQSIHNPNLAVNMQSVVPGGCQSMAVDLRDKFLMASGMDRILDVSQIDNFTKSVRGG, from the exons ATGTCTTCCACTTCAACACCGTCAATATATTTGCAAGGCAATGCCCACAAAACAAGTTTTGCGCCAGCAACAAATACAAAGCCTTTCCACACGAGTCTTAAATTTCCATTTTCACAGTCTTTAAGAAAAGTTATACGTGTAAATTCATCTAGCACTGCAAAGTATAATGAAGTTGTGGTGGATGAAGAAATTGAGAAGATTAGGAGGCTTCAAAATGGGTCTGACGTTCGTGGGGTGGCATTGGATGGTGAGAAAGGTCGAAAAGTGGACCTTGCACCGCCGGCTGTGGAAGCCATAGCTGAGAGTTTTGGTGAGTGGGTTAAAAATGGCTTGGAGAAGGAAAGTGTGGAAGATGTTAGGGTGTCTCTGGGCCGGGATCCGCGTGTATCGGGGGCTTCTTTGAGTGTAGCTGTGTTTGCAGGACTTTCTCAAGCTGGCTGTTCTGTGTTTGATATGGGACTTGCAACTACTCCAGCTTGTTTCATGAGTACACTGTTGCCTCCATTTGCTTATCATGCTTCTATAATG ATGACGGCATCTCATTTGCCGTACACGCGTAATGGTCTGAAGTTTTTCACTAGGAAAGGGGGGCTGACCTCACCAGAAGTGGAGGAAATATGTGACATTGCTGCACGTAAATATGCAAATCGGCTCACAAAAGTGTCGACCATGCTGACCATTCCTCCAACAAGAGTGGATTTCATGAGCAATTATGCCAAGCACCTCCGAGACATTATCAAGGAGAGAGTCAATCATCCCTTGCACTATGACACTCCACTCCAAGGATTTAAG ATAATTGTAAATGCTGGAAATGGATCAGGAGGCTTCTTCACGTGGGATGTCCTAGACAAGCTTGGTGCAGACACCTTTGGGTCTCTACACCTCAATCCAGATGGGATGTTCCCCAACCATATTCCCAACCCTGAGGACAAGATTGCCATGGCACTAACTCGAGATGCAGTGTTACAAAACACTGCTGATCTTGGGATAGTTTTTGATACTGATGTAGATCGTAGTGGTGTGGTAGATAATAAAGGCAACCCAATCAATGGGGATAAGCTCATTGCACTCATGTCAGCCATTGTACTGAGGGAACACCCTGAAACAACCATAGTGACCGATGCTCGTACAAGCATGGCACTTACTAGATTTATTGTAAATAGAGGGGGTCATCATTGCTTATATCGGGTTGGTTACAGAAATGTCATTGATAAGGGAGTTCAACTTAACGAGGATGGTATTGAAGCACATCTTATGATGGAAACATCTGGCCATGGTGCACTTAAAGAGAATCATTTCCTTGATGACG GGGCTTACATGGTGGTAAAAATCATCATCGAAATGGTACAAATGAAGCTTGCAGGATTGGATGACGGGATTGGTAGTCTCATAAAAGATCTAGAAGAACCATTTGAATCCGTAGAGATGAGGATGAATATCATCTCCGAGCCTAGAGAGGCAAAGGCGAAAGGTGTTCAAGCAATAGAAACATTTCGAACCTACATTGAG AAAGGGCAGCTTAAGGGGTGGGAATTAGACTCATGTGGAGACTGTTGGGTGAGCGAGGGATGCCTTGTAGACTCTAATGACACACCGGCTGCCATTGATGCTCACATGTACAG GGTTAAAGTTTCCGATGAAGAACACGGTGAACATGGTTGGGTACACATTCGACAGAGTATTCACAATCCAAATTTAGCTGTAAATATGCAATCCGTGGTGCCTGGTGGCTGCCAATCCATGGCAGTAGATCTTAGAGACAA GTTTCTCATGGCAAGTGGAATGGATAGAATTCTTGACGTCAGTCAGATTGACAATTTTACAAAAAGCGTGCGTGGTGGTTAA
- the LOC126717646 gene encoding uncharacterized protein LOC126717646 isoform X2, with product MSSTSTPSIYLQGNAHKTSFAPATNTKPFHTSLKFPFSQSLRKVIRVNSSSTAKYNEVVVDEEIEKIRRLQNGSDVRGVALDGEKGRKVDLAPPAVEAIAESFGEWVKNGLEKESVEDVRVSLGRDPRVSGASLSVAVFAGLSQAGCSVFDMGLATTPACFMSTLLPPFAYHASIMMTASHLPYTRNGLKFFTRKGGLTSPEVEEICDIAARKYANRLTKVSTMLTIPPTRVDFMSNYAKHLRDIIKERVNHPLHYDTPLQGFKIIVNAGNGSGGFFTWDVLDKLGADTFGSLHLNPDGMFPNHIPNPEDKIAMALTRDAVLQNTADLGIVFDTDVDRSGVVDNKGNPINGDKLIALMSAIVLREHPETTIVTDARTSMALTRFIVNRGGHHCLYRVGYRNVIDKGVQLNEDGIEAHLMMETSGHGALKENHFLDDGAYMVVKIIIEMVQMKLAGLDDGIGSLIKDLEEPFESVEMRMNIISEPREAKAKGVQAIETFRTYIEG from the exons ATGTCTTCCACTTCAACACCGTCAATATATTTGCAAGGCAATGCCCACAAAACAAGTTTTGCGCCAGCAACAAATACAAAGCCTTTCCACACGAGTCTTAAATTTCCATTTTCACAGTCTTTAAGAAAAGTTATACGTGTAAATTCATCTAGCACTGCAAAGTATAATGAAGTTGTGGTGGATGAAGAAATTGAGAAGATTAGGAGGCTTCAAAATGGGTCTGACGTTCGTGGGGTGGCATTGGATGGTGAGAAAGGTCGAAAAGTGGACCTTGCACCGCCGGCTGTGGAAGCCATAGCTGAGAGTTTTGGTGAGTGGGTTAAAAATGGCTTGGAGAAGGAAAGTGTGGAAGATGTTAGGGTGTCTCTGGGCCGGGATCCGCGTGTATCGGGGGCTTCTTTGAGTGTAGCTGTGTTTGCAGGACTTTCTCAAGCTGGCTGTTCTGTGTTTGATATGGGACTTGCAACTACTCCAGCTTGTTTCATGAGTACACTGTTGCCTCCATTTGCTTATCATGCTTCTATAATG ATGACGGCATCTCATTTGCCGTACACGCGTAATGGTCTGAAGTTTTTCACTAGGAAAGGGGGGCTGACCTCACCAGAAGTGGAGGAAATATGTGACATTGCTGCACGTAAATATGCAAATCGGCTCACAAAAGTGTCGACCATGCTGACCATTCCTCCAACAAGAGTGGATTTCATGAGCAATTATGCCAAGCACCTCCGAGACATTATCAAGGAGAGAGTCAATCATCCCTTGCACTATGACACTCCACTCCAAGGATTTAAG ATAATTGTAAATGCTGGAAATGGATCAGGAGGCTTCTTCACGTGGGATGTCCTAGACAAGCTTGGTGCAGACACCTTTGGGTCTCTACACCTCAATCCAGATGGGATGTTCCCCAACCATATTCCCAACCCTGAGGACAAGATTGCCATGGCACTAACTCGAGATGCAGTGTTACAAAACACTGCTGATCTTGGGATAGTTTTTGATACTGATGTAGATCGTAGTGGTGTGGTAGATAATAAAGGCAACCCAATCAATGGGGATAAGCTCATTGCACTCATGTCAGCCATTGTACTGAGGGAACACCCTGAAACAACCATAGTGACCGATGCTCGTACAAGCATGGCACTTACTAGATTTATTGTAAATAGAGGGGGTCATCATTGCTTATATCGGGTTGGTTACAGAAATGTCATTGATAAGGGAGTTCAACTTAACGAGGATGGTATTGAAGCACATCTTATGATGGAAACATCTGGCCATGGTGCACTTAAAGAGAATCATTTCCTTGATGACG GGGCTTACATGGTGGTAAAAATCATCATCGAAATGGTACAAATGAAGCTTGCAGGATTGGATGACGGGATTGGTAGTCTCATAAAAGATCTAGAAGAACCATTTGAATCCGTAGAGATGAGGATGAATATCATCTCCGAGCCTAGAGAGGCAAAGGCGAAAGGTGTTCAAGCAATAGAAACATTTCGAACCTACATTGAG GGTTAA